A stretch of the Hyperolius riggenbachi isolate aHypRig1 chromosome 11, aHypRig1.pri, whole genome shotgun sequence genome encodes the following:
- the LOC137538613 gene encoding mucin-2-like has protein sequence MDFYLSKTTVPQLSSSTETSTILEFTTTPESTTTTNTRTATSNVISSPTTQRTTTVTQTTTTSELKTTLESTTRATIQTTTESTSPSKTAQPTTTKTVTESTTSKTTQPTTTTTETTTTPELTITSEVKTSTIKTTAESTSTSTTAQPTTKVSETTTTPEFTTTLETTTPTTTKIATESTASKTTQPITTGTETTASELTTTSEVTTPTTIQTTTESTSTSTTAQPTTKVTETTTTPEFTATLETTTATTTKTTTESTTSKTTQPSTATTETTTTPELTTTSEVKTSTTIQTTTESTFTSITAQPTTKLTETTTTPEFTTTLEVTAPTTTKTTTESTTSKTTKPTTTIIETTSTPEVTTISEIKTSTIIQTTTESTSTSTTAQPTTKVTETTTTPEFTTTPAVTTPTTSTESTTSKTKQPTTTITKTTTTPEMTTTSEVTTPTPIQTTTESTSTSTTAQPTTKVTETTTTPEFTTTLAVTTPTTTKTTTESTTSKTAPPTTTVTETTNTSEFTTSEGVTPTTIKMSTKGTSPSSTSHTTTKVTKTSTRSGFTITLKVSTSTATKTSMENTSKTTQPTTTITKTTTTPEMTTTSEVTTSTPIQTTTASTTAQPTTKVTETTTTPEFTTTLETTTPTTTKTTTESTTSKTTQPTTATTETTTTPELTTTSEVKTSTTIQTTTESTSTSTTAQPTTKLTETTTTPEFTTTLEVTAPTTTKTTTESTTSKTAPPTTTVTETTNTSEFTTSEGVTPTTIKMSTKGTSPSSTSHTTTKVTKTSTRSGFTITLKVSTSTATKTSTENTSKTTQPTTTITKTTTTPEMTTTSEVTTPTPIQTTTESTSTSTTAQPTTKVTETTTTPEFTTTLETTTPTTTKTTTESTTSTTTQPTTATTETTTTPELTTTSEVQTSTTIQTTTESTSTSTTAQPTTKLTETTNTPEFTTTLEVTAPTTTKTTTESTTSKTAPPTTTVTETTNTSEFTTSEGVTPTTIKMSTKGTSPSSTSHTTTKVTKTSTRSGFTITLKVSTSTATKTSTENTSKTTQPTTTITKTTTTPEMTTTSEVTTPTPIQTTTESTSTSTTAQPTTKVTETTTTPEFTTTLETTTPTTTKTTTESTTSTTTQPTTATTETTTTPELTTTSEVQTSTTIQTTTESTSTSTTAQPTTKLTETTNTPEFTTTLEVTAPTTTKTTTESTTSKTAPPTTTVTETTNTSEFTTSEGVTPTTIKMSTKGTSPSSTSHTTTKVTKTSTRSGFTITLKVSTSTATKTSTENTSKTTQPTTTITKTTTTPEMTTTSEVTTPTPIQTTTESTSTSTTAQPTTKVTETTTTPEFTTTLETTTPTTTKTTTESTTSKTTQPTTATTETTTTPELTTTSEVKTSTTIQTTTESTSTSTTAQPTTKLTETTTTPEFTTTLEVTAPTTTKTTTESTTSKTAPPTTTTTTTPEFTTTLETTTPTTTKTTTESTTSKTTQPTTATTKTTTTPELTTTSEVKTSTTIQTTTESTSTSTTAQPTTKLTETTTTPEFTTTLEVTAPTTTKTTTESTTSKTAPPTTTVTETTNTSEYTTSEGVTPTTIKMSTKGTSPSSTSHTTTKVTKTSTRSGFTITLKVSTSTAAKTSTENTSKTTQPTTTITKTTTTPEMTTTSEVTTPTPIQTTTESTSTSTTAQPTTKVTETTTTPEFTTTLETTTPTTTKTTTESTTSKTTQPTTATTETTTTPELTTTSEVKTSTTIQTTTESTSTSTTAQPTTKLTETTTTPEFTTTLEVTAPTTTKTTTESTTSKTAPPTTTVTETTNTSEFTTSEGVTPTTIKMSTKGTSPSSTSHTTTKVTKTSTRSGFTITLKVSTSTATKTSTENTSKTTQPTTTITKTTTTPEMTTTSEVTTPTPIQTTTESTSTSTTAQPTTKVTETTTTPEFTTTLETTTPTTTKTTTESTTSKTTQPTTATTETTTTPELTTTSEVKTSTTIQTTTESTSTSTTAQPTTKLTETTTTPEFTTTLEVTAPTTTKTTTENTTSKTTQPTTATTETTTTPELTTTSEVKTSTTIQTTTESTSTSTTAQPTTKLTETTTTPEFTTTLEVTAPTTTKTTTESTTSKTAPPTTTVTETTNTSEFTTSEGVTPTTIKMSTKGTSPSSTSHTTTKVTKTSTRSGFTITLKVSTSTATKTSMENTSKTTQPTTTITKTTATPEMTTTSEVTTPTPIQTTTESTSTSTTAQPTTKVTETTTTPEFTTTLETTTPTTTKTTTESTTSKTTQPTTATTETTTTTELTTTSEVKTSTTIQTTTESTSTSTTAQPTTKLTETTTTPEFTTTLEVTAPTTTKTTTESTTSKTAPPTTTVTETTNTSEFTTSEGVTPTTIKMSTKGTSPSSTSHTTTKVTKTSTRSGFTITLNVSTSTATKTSTENTSKTTQPTTTITKTTTTPEMTTTSEVTTPTPIQTTTESTSTSTTAQPTTKVTETTTTPEFTTTLETTTPTTTKTTTESTTSKTTQPTTATTETTTTPELTTTSEVKTSTTIQTTTESTSTSTTAQPTTKLTETTTTPEFTTTLEVTAPTTTKTTTESTTSKTAPPTTTVTETTNTSEFTTSEGVTPTTIKMSTKGTSPSSTSHTTTKVTKTSTRSGFTITLNVSTSTATKTSTENTSKTTQPTTTITKTTTTPEMTTTSEVTTPTPIQTTTESTSTSTTAQPTTKVTETTTTPEFTTTLETTTPTTTKTTTESTTSKTTQPTTATTETTTTPELTTTSEVKTSTTIQTTTESTSTSTTAQPTTKLTETTTTPEFTTTLEVTAPTTTKTTTESTTSKTAPPTTTVTETTNTSEFTTSEGVTPTTIKMSTKGTSPSSTSHTTTKVTKNSTRSGFTITLKVSTSTATKTSTENTSKTTQPTTTITKTTTTPEMTTTSEVTTPTPIQTTTESTSTSTTAQPTTKITETTTTPEFTTTLETTTPTTTKTTTESTTSKTTQPTTATTETTTTPELTTTSEVKTSTTIQTTTESTSTSTTAQPTTKLTETTTTPEFTTTLEFTAPTTTKTTTESTTSKTAPPTTTVTETTNTSEFTTSEGVTPTTIKMSTKGTSPSSTSHTTTKVTKTSTRSGFTITLKVSTSTATKTSTENTSKTTQPTTTITKTTTTPEMTTTSEVTTPTPIQTTTESTSTSTTAQPTTKVTETTTTPEFTTTLAVTTPTTSTESTTSKTTQPTTTITKTTTTPEMTTTSEVTTPTPIQTTTESTSTSTTAQPTTKVTETTTTPEFTTTLETTTPTTTKTTTESTTSKTTQPTTATTETSTTPELTTTSEVKTSTTIQTTTESTSTSTTAQPTTNLTETTTTPEFTTTLEVTAPTTTKTTTERTTSKTAPPTTTVTENTITSEFTTSEGVTPTTIKISTKGTSPSSTSHTTTKVTKTSTRSGFTITLKVSTSTATKTSMENTSKTTQPTTTITKTTTTPEMTTTSEVTTTTPIQTTTESTSTSTTAQPTTKVTETTTTHEFTTTLAVTTPTTSTESTTSKTTQPTTTVTETTATPKFITSSQITTPTTKQTTTESTSTSTIAQPTTKVTETTTTREVTTPSTTKTLEVTTTTTTTTAKTTQPTTTGPETTTSPEFTTTLEVTTTKTTTESTTSKSTQPTTTVAETTTSPEFTSLVTTATQAAFSSAGFSMFCLRAKKIVAIGTPRLKVPGRPYFSRKAIPNLYHNVESQIMASLAQGVDRLMHPFEEVTNLVSRTKGTISDLIPYAFLLEHDLRKVLDQAIDEHDQEEEELWSPSPPEPVLSLSPAVPAVTQREESEEEDSKEEKAITQYLYIYSKRICSGEMGMFWPKNWTLMRNACRLMRPFEEVTNMVSRSEGAISDFIPYAFYLERAMRRVKHPSIQSPMHVVTSGAHKEMLQNGDTLQ, from the exons ATGGATTTTTACCTCT CAaagaccactgtaccacaactgtCAAGTAGCACAGAGACGTCAACTATTCTAGAATTTACAACCACCCCAGAATCTACAACTACCACAAATACAAGGACAGCTACTTCAAATGTAATATCATCTCCAACTACACAACGAACCACCACAGTAACTCAGACTACAACTACTTCAGAACTTAAAACCACTTTAGAAAGTACAACTCGGGCAACAATAcaaactacaactgaaagtacatCACCATCAAAGACTGCACAGCCAACAACTACAAAGACTGTAACTGAAAGTACAACATCAAAAACTACACAACCAACCACTACAACAACTGAGACTACAACTACTCCAGAATTGACAATCACTTCAGAGGTTAAAACTTCCACAATAAAAACTACAGCTGAAAGTACATCAACATCCACAACTGCACAGCCAACTACCAAAGTGAGTGAGACCACAACTACACCAGAATTTACAACCACTCTAGAAACTACAACTCCAACAACTACAAAGATTGCAACTGAAAGTACAGCATCCAAAACTACACAACCAATCACCACAGGAACTGAGACTACTGCTTCAGAATTGACAACCACTTCAGAGGTTACTACTCCCACAACAATAcaaactacaactgaaagtacatCAACATCCACCACTGCACAGCCAACTACCAAAGTAACTGAGACCACAACTACACCCGAATTTACAGCCACTCTAGAAACTACAACTGCAACAACTACAaagactacaactgaaagtacaaCATCCAAAACTACACAACCATCCACTGCAACAACTGAGACTACAACTACTCCAGAATTGACAACCACTTCAGAGGTTAAAACTTCCACAACAATAcaaactacaactgaaagtacatTCACATCCATAACTGCACAGCCAACTACCAAATTAACTGAGACCACGACTACACCAGAATTTACAACCACTCTAGAAGTTACAGCTCCAACAACTACAAAGACTACAACTGAAAGCACAAcatccaaaactacaaaaccaacaACTACAATAATTGAGACTACAAGTACCCCAGAGGTTACAACCATATCGGAGATTAAAACTTCCACAATAATAcaaactacaactgaaagtacatCAACATCCACAACTGCACAGCCAACTACCAAAGTGACTGAGACCACAACTACACCCGAATTTACAACCACTCCAGCAGTTACAACTCCAACGACTTCAACTGAAAGTACAACATCCAAAACTAAACAACCAACCACTACAATAACTAAGACTACAACTACTCCAGAAATGACAACCACTTCAGAGGTTACAACTCCCACACCAATAcaaactacaactgaaagtacatCAACATCCACAACTGCACAGCCAACTACCAAAGTTACTGAGACCACAACTACACCCGAATTTACAACCACTCTAGCAGTTACAACTCCAACAACTACAaagactacaactgaaagtacaaCATCCAAAACTGCTCCACCAACCACTACAGTAACTGAGACTACAAATACTTCAGAATTTACCACTTCAGAAGGTGTAACTCCTACAACAATAAAAATGTCAACTAAAGGTACATCACCATCCTCAACTTCACATACAACAACAAAAGTAACTAAGACCTCAACTAGATCTGGATTTACAATCACTCTAAAAGTTTCAACTTCAACAGCTACAAAGACTTCAATGGAAAATACATCCAAAACTACACAACCAACCACTACAATAACTAAGACTACAACTACTCCAGAAATGACAACCACTTCAGAGGTTACAACTTCCACACCAATACAAACTACAACTGCATCCACCACTGCACAGCCAACTACCAAAGTAACTGAGACCACAACTACACCCGAATTTACAACCACTCTAGAAACGACAACTCCAACAACTACAaagactacaactgaaagtacaaCATCCAAAACTACACAACCAACCACTGCAACAACTGAGACTACAACTACTCCAGAATTGACAACCACTTCAGAGGTTAAAACTTCCACAACAATAcaaactacaactgaaagtacatCAACATCCACAACTGCACAGCCAACTACCAAATTAACTGAGACCACAACTACACCAGAATTTACAACCACTCTAGAAGTTACAGCTCCAACAACTACAaagactacaactgaaagtacaaCATCCAAAACTGCTCCACCAACCACTACAGTAACTGAGACTACAAATACTTCAGAATTTACCACTTCAGAAGGTGTAACTCCTACAACAATAAAAATGTCAACTAAAGGTACATCACCATCCTCAACTTCACATACAACAACGAAAGTAACTAAGACCTCAACTAGATCTGGATTTACAATCACTCTAAAAGTTTCAACTTCAACAGCTACAAAGACTTCAACGGAAAATACATCCAAAACTACACAACCAACCACTACAATAACTAAGACTACAACTACTCCAGAAATGACAACCACTTCAGAGGTTACAACTCCCACACCAATAcaaactacaactgaaagtacatCAACATCCACCACTGCACAGCCAACTACCAAAGTAACTGAGACCACAACTACACCCGAATTTACAACCACTCTAGAAACGACAACTCCAACAACTACAaagactacaactgaaagtacaaCATCCACAACTACACAACCAACCACTGCAACAACTGAGACTACAACTACTCCAGAATTGACAACCACTTCAGAGGTTCAAACTTCCACAACAATAcaaactacaactgaaagtacatCAACATCCACAACTGCACAGCCAACTACCAAATTAACTGAGACCACAAATACACCAGAATTTACAACCACTCTAGAAGTTACAGCTCCAACAACTACAaagactacaactgaaagtacaaCATCCAAAACTGCTCCACCAACCACTACAGTAACTGAGACTACAAATACTTCAGAATTTACCACTTCAGAAGGTGTAACTCCTACAACAATAAAAATGTCAACTAAAGGTACATCACCATCCTCAACTTCACATACAACAACGAAAGTAACTAAGACCTCAACTAGATCTGGATTTACAATCACTCTAAAAGTTTCAACTTCAACAGCTACAAAGACTTCAACGGAAAATACATCCAAAACTACACAACCAACCACTACAATAACTAAGACTACAACTACTCCAGAAATGACAACCACTTCAGAGGTTACAACTCCCACACCAATAcaaactacaactgaaagtacatCAACATCCACCACTGCACAGCCAACTACCAAAGTAACTGAGACCACAACTACACCCGAATTTACAACCACTCTAGAAACGACAACTCCAACAACTACAaagactacaactgaaagtacaaCATCCACAACTACACAACCAACCACTGCAACAACTGAGACTACAACTACTCCAGAATTGACAACCACTTCAGAGGTTCAAACCTCCACAACAATAcaaactacaactgaaagtacatCAACATCCACAACTGCACAGCCAACTACCAAATTAACTGAGACCACAAATACACCAGAATTTACAACCACTCTAGAAGTTACAGCTCCAACAACTACAaagactacaactgaaagtacaaCATCCAAAACTGCTCCACCAACCACTACAGTAACTGAGACTACAAATACTTCAGAATTTACCACTTCAGAAGGTGTAACTCCTACAACAATAAAAATGTCAACTAAAGGTACATCACCATCCTCAACTTCACATACAACAACGAAAGTAACTAAGACCTCAACTAGATCTGGATTTACAATCACTCTAAAAGTTTCAACTTCAACAGCTACAAAGACTTCAACGGAAAATACATCCAAAACTACACAACCAACCACTACAATAACTAAGACTACAACTACTCCAGAAATGACAACCACTTCAGAGGTTACAACTCCCACACCAATAcaaactacaactgaaagtacatCAACATCCACCACTGCACAGCCAACTACCAAAGTAACTGAGACCACAACTACACCCGAATTTACAACCACTCTAGAAACGACAACTCCAACAACTACAaagactacaactgaaagtacaaCATCCAAAACTACACAACCAACCACTGCAACAACTGAGACTACAACTACTCCAGAATTGACAACCACTTCAGAGGTTAAAACTTCCACAACAATAcaaactacaactgaaagtacatCAACATCCACAACTGCACAGCCAACTACCAAATTAACTGAGACCACAACTACACCAGAATTTACAACCACTCTAGAAGTTACAGCTCCAACAACTACAaagactacaactgaaagtacaaCATCCAAAACTGCTCCACCAACCACTACA ACCACAACTACACCCGAATTTACAACCACTCTAGAAACGACAACTCCAACAACTACAaagactacaactgaaagtacaaCATCCAAAACTACACAACCAACCACTGCAACAACTAAGACTACAACTACTCCAGAATTGACAACCACTTCAGAGGTTAAAACTTCCACAACAATAcaaactacaactgaaagtacatCAACATCCACAACTGCACAGCCAACTACCAAATTAACTGAGACCACAACTACACCAGAATTTACAACCACTCTAGAAGTTACAGCTCCAACAACTACAaagactacaactgaaagtacaaCATCCAAAACTGCTCCACCAACCACTACAGTAACTGAGACTACAAATACTTCAGAATATACCACTTCAGAAGGTGTAACTCCTACAACAATAAAAATGTCAACTAAAGGTACATCACCATCCTCAACTTCACATACAACAACGAAAGTAACTAAGACCTCAACTAGATCTGGATTTACAATCACTCTAAAAGTTTCAACTTCAACAGCTGCAAAGACTTCAACGGAAAATACATCCAAAACTACACAACCAACCACTACAATAACTAAGACTACAACTACTCCAGAAATGACAACCACTTCAGAGGTTACAACTCCCACACCAATAcaaactacaactgaaagtacatCAACATCCACCACTGCACAGCCAACTACCAAAGTAACTGAGACCACAACTACACCCGAATTTACAACCACTCTAGAAACGACAACTCCAACAACTACAaagactacaactgaaagtacaaCATCCAAAACTACACAACCAACCACTGCAACAACTGAGACTACAACTACTCCAGAATTGACAACCACTTCAGAGGTTAAAACTTCCACAACAATAcaaactacaactgaaagtacatCAACATCCACAACTGCACAGCCAACTACCAAATTAACTGAGACCACAACTACACCAGAATTTACAACCACTCTAGAAGTTACAGCTCCAACAACTACAaagactacaactgaaagtacaaCATCCAAAACTGCTCCACCAACCACTACAGTAACTGAGACTACAAATACTTCAGAATTTACCACTTCAGAAGGTGTAACTCCTACAACAATAAAAATGTCAACTAAAGGTACATCACCATCCTCAACTTCACATACAACAACGAAAGTAACTAAGACCTCAACTAGATCTGGATTTACAATCACTCTAAAAGTTTCAACTTCAACAGCTACAAAGACTTCAACGGAAAATACATCCAAAACTACACAACCAACCACTACAATAACTAAGACTACAACTACTCCAGAAATGACAACCACTTCAGAGGTTACAACTCCCACACCAATAcaaactacaactgaaagtacatCAACATCCACCACTGCACAGCCAACTACCAAAGTAACTGAGACCACAACTACACCTGAATTTACAACCACTCTAGAAACGACAACTCCAACAACTACAaagactacaactgaaagtacaaCATCCAAAACTACACAACCAACCACTGCAACAACTGAGACTACAACTACTCCAGAATTGACAACCACTTCAGAGGTTAAAACTTCCACAACAATAcaaactacaactgaaagtacatCAACATCCACAACTGCACAGCCAACTACCAAATTAACTGAGACCACAACTACACCAGAATTTACAACCACTCTAGAAGTTACAGCTCCAACAACTACAaagactacaactgaaaatacaaCATCCAAAACTACACAACCAACCACTGCAACAACTGAGACTACAACTACTCCAGAATTGACAACCACTTCAGAGGTTAAAACTTCCACAACAATAcaaactacaactgaaagtacatCAACATCCACAACTGCACAGCCAACTACCAAATTAACTGAGACCACAACTACACCAGAATTTACAACCACTCTAGAAGTTACAGCTCCAACAACTACAaagactacaactgaaagtacaaCATCCAAAACTGCTCCACCAACCACTACAGTAACTGAGACTACAAATACTTCAGAATTTACCACTTCAGAAGGTGTAACTCCTACAACAATAAAAATGTCAACTAAAGGTACATCACCATCCTCAACTTCACATACAACAACGAAAGTAACTAAGACCTCAACTAGATCTGGATTTACAATCACTCTAAAAGTTTCAACTTCAACAGCTACAAAGACTTCAATGGAAAATACATCCAAAACTACACAACCAACCACTACAATAACTAAGACTACAGCTACTCCAGAAATGACAACCACTTCAGAGGTTACAACTCCCACACCAATAcaaactacaactgaaagtacatCAACATCCACCACTGCACAGCCAACTACCAAAGTAACTGAGACCACAACTACACCCGAATTTACAACCACTCTAGAAACGACAACTCCAACAACTACAaagactacaactgaaagtacaaCATCCAAAACTACACAACCAACCACTGCAACAACTGAGACTACAACTACTACAGAATTGACAACCACTTCAGAGGTTAAAACTTCCACAACAATAcaaactacaactgaaagtacatCAACATCCACAACTGCACAGCCAACTACCAAATTAACTGAGACCACAACTACACCAGAATTTACAACCACTCTAGAAGTTACAGCTCCAACAACTACAaagactacaactgaaagtacaaCATCCAAAACTGCTCCACCAACCACTACAGTAACTGAGACTACAAATACTTCAGAATTTACCACTTCAGAAGGTGTAACTCCTACAACAATAAAAATGTCAACTAAAGGTACATCACCATCCTCAACTTCACATACAACAACGAAAGTAACTAAGACCTCAACTAGATCTGGATTTACAATCACTCTAAACGTTTCAACTTCAACAGCTACAAAGACTTCAACGGAAAATACATCCAAAACTACACAACCAACCACTACAATAACTAAGACTACAACTACTCCAGAAATGACAACCACTTCAGAGGTTACAACTCCCACACCAATAcaaactacaactgaaagtacatCAACATCCACCACTGCACAGCCAACTACCAAAGTAACTGAGACCACAACTACACCCGAATTTACAACCACTCTAGAAACGACAACTCCAACAACTACAaagactacaactgaaagtacaaCATCCAAAACTACACAACCAACCACTGCAACAACTGAGACTACAACTACTCCAGAATTGACAACCACTTCAGAGGTTAAAACTTCCACAACAATAcaaactacaactgaaagtacatCAACATCCACAACTGCACAGCCAACTACCAAATTAACTGAGACCACAACTACACCAGAATTTACAACCACTCTAGAAGTTACAGCTCCAACAACTACAaagactacaactgaaagtacaaCATCCAAAACTGCTCCACCAACCACTACAGTAACTGAGACTACAAATACTTCAGAATTTACCACTTCAGAAGGTGTAACTCCTACAACAATAAAAATGTCAACTAAAGGTACATCACCATCCTCAACTTCACATACAACAACGAAAGTAACTAAGACCTCAACTAGATCTGGATTTACAATCACTCTAAACGTTTCAACTTCAACAGCTACAAAGACTTCAACGGAAAATACATCCAAAACTACACAACCAACCACTACAATAACTAAGACTACAACTACTCCAGAAATGACAACCACTTCAGAGGTTACAACTCCCACACCAATAcaaactacaactgaaagtacatCAACATCCACCACTGCACAGCCAACTACCAAAGTAACTGAGACCACAACTACACCCGAATTTACAACCACTCTAGAAACGACAACTCCAACAACTACAaagactacaactgaaagtacaaCATCCAAAACTACACAACCAACCACTGCAACAACTGAGACTACAACTACTCCAGAATTGACAACCACTTCAGAGGTTAAAACTTCCACAACAATAcaaactacaactgaaagtacatCAACATCCACAACTGCACAGCCAACTACCAAATTAACTGAGACCACAACTACACCAGAATTTACAACCACTCTAGAAGTTACAGCTCCAACAACTACAaagactacaactgaaagtacaaCATCCAAAACTGCTCCACCAACCACTACAGTAACTGAGACTACAAATACTTCAGAATTTACCACTTCAGAAGGTGTAACTCCTACAACAATAAAAATGTCAACTAAAGGTACATCACCATCCTCAACTTCACATACAACAACAAAAGTAACTAAGAACTCAACTAGATCTGGATTTACAATCACTCTAAAAGTTTCAACTTCAACAGCTACAAAGACTTCAACGGAAAATACATCCAAAACTACACAACCAACCACTACAATAACTAAGACTACAACTACTCCAGAAATGACAACCACTTCAGAGGTTACAACTCCCACACCAATAcaaactacaactgaaagtacatCAACATCCACCACTGCACAGCCAACTACCAAAATAACTGAGACCACAACTACACCCGAATTTACAACCACTCTAGAAACGACAACTCCAACAACTACAaagactacaactgaaagtacaaCATCCAAAACTACACAACCAACCACTGCAACAACTGAGACTACAACTACTCCAGAATTGACAACCACTTCAGAGGTTAAAACTTCCACAACAATAcaaactacaactgaaagtacatCAACATCCACAACTGCACAGCCAACTACCAAATTAACTGAGACCACAACTACACCAGAATTTACAACCACTCTAGAATTTACAGCTCCAACAACTACAaagactacaactgaaagtacaaCATCCAAAACTGCTCCACCAACCACTACAGTAACTGAGACTACAAATACTTCAGAATTTACCACTTCAGAAGGTGTAACTCCTACAACAATAAAAATGTCAACTAAAGGTACATCACCATCCTCAACTTCACATACAACAACGAAAGTAACTAAGACCTCAACTAGATCTGGATTTACAATCACTCTAAAAGTTTCAACTTCAACAGCTACAAAGACTTCAACGGAAAATACATCCAAAACTACACAACCAACCACTACAATAACTAAGACTACAACTACTCCAGAAATGACAACCACTTCAGAGGTTACAACTCCCACACCAATAcaaactacaactgaaagtacatCAACATCCACAACTGCACAGCCAACTACCAAAGTTACTGAGACCACAACTACACCCGAATTTACAACCACTCTAGCAGTTACAACTCCAACGACTTCAACTGAAAGTACAACATCCAAAACTACACAACCAACCACTACAATAACTAAGACTACAACTACTCCAGAAATGACAACCACTTCAGAGGTTACAACTCCCACACCAATAcaaactacaactgaaagtacatCAACATCCACCACTGCACAGCCAACTACCAAAGTAACTGAGACCACAACTACACCTGAATTTACAACCACTTTAGAAACGACAACTCCAACAACTACAaagactacaactgaaagtacaaCATCCAAAACTACACAACCAACCACTGCAACAACTGAGACTTCAACTACTCCAGAATTGACAACCACTTCAGAGGTTAAAACTTCCACAACAATAcaaactacaactgaaagtacatCAACATCCACAACTGCACAGCCAACTACCAATTTAACTGAGACCACAACTACACCAGAATTTACAACCACTCTAGAAGTTACAGCTCCAACAACTACAAAGACTACAACTGAAAGAACAACATCCAAAACTGCTCCACCAACCACTACAGTAACTGAGAATACAATTACTTCAGAATTTACCACTTCAGAAGGTGTAACTCCTACAACAATAAAAATTTCAACTAAAGGTACATCACCATCCTCAACTTCACATACAACAACAAAAGTAACTAAGACCTCAACTAGATCTGGATTTACAATCACTCTAAAAGTTTCAACTTCAACAGCTACAAAGACTTCAATGGAAAATACATCCAAAACTACACAACCAACCACTACAATAACTAAGACTACAACTACTCCAGAAATGACAACCACTTCAGAGGTTACAACTACTACTCCAATAcaaactacaactgaaagtacatCAACATCCACAACTGCACAGCCAACTACCAAAGTGACTGAGACCACAACTACACACGAATTTACAACCACTCTAGCAGTTACAACTCCAACGACTTCAACTGAAAGTACAACATCCAAAACTACACAACCAACCACTACTGTAACAGAGACTACAGCTACCCCAAAATTTATAACCTCTTCACAGATTACAACTCCTACAACAAAAcaaactacaactgaaagtacatCAACATCCACAATTGCACAGCCAACTACCAAAGTAACTGAGACCACAACTACACGAGAAGTTACAACTCCATCAACTACGAAGACTCTAGAAGTTACAACTACAACAACTACGACAACAGCCAAAACTACTCAACCAACCACCACAGGACCTGAGACTACAACTTCTCCAGAATTTACAACCACTCTGGAAGTTACCACTACAaagactacaactgaaagtacaaCATCCAAATCTACACAACCAACCACCACAGTAGCTGAGACCACAACTTCTCCAGAATTTACATCACTTGTGACCACTGCTACACAGGCAG